In Halorubellus sp. JP-L1, one DNA window encodes the following:
- the purQ gene encoding phosphoribosylformylglycinamidine synthase I, whose amino-acid sequence MTVAIVRFGGSNCDRDALRALEDVGVDAEIVWHEDGLPEDVSGVVLPGGFSYGDYLRAGAMAARSPIMQDVRDAASDDVPVLGVCNGAQVGCESGLTEGAFTTNESARFQCEHVRLRVENADTPWTAGYEEGEVVELPIAHGEGRYEIDDDRLTQLETNERVLFRYCDADGEPSVDANPNGSKHNVAGVLGERDTTAVLMPHPERAALDDVGGTDGRPLLRGFARAASAESR is encoded by the coding sequence ATGACCGTCGCAATCGTCCGCTTCGGCGGATCGAACTGCGACCGCGACGCACTCCGCGCGCTCGAGGACGTCGGCGTCGACGCGGAGATCGTCTGGCACGAGGACGGCCTCCCCGAGGACGTCTCCGGCGTCGTGCTCCCCGGCGGGTTCTCGTACGGCGACTACCTCCGCGCCGGCGCGATGGCCGCCCGCTCCCCAATCATGCAGGACGTCCGCGACGCCGCGAGCGACGACGTCCCCGTCCTCGGCGTCTGTAACGGCGCGCAGGTCGGGTGCGAGTCCGGGCTCACCGAGGGCGCGTTCACGACGAACGAGAGCGCGCGCTTCCAGTGCGAGCACGTCCGCCTCCGCGTCGAGAACGCCGACACGCCCTGGACCGCCGGCTACGAGGAGGGCGAGGTCGTCGAACTCCCGATCGCGCACGGCGAAGGCCGCTACGAGATCGACGACGACCGCCTCACGCAACTGGAGACGAACGAGCGCGTGCTGTTCCGGTACTGCGACGCGGACGGTGAGCCGTCCGTCGACGCGAACCCGAACGGCTCGAAGCACAACGTCGCCGGCGTCCTCGGCGAACGCGACACGACCGCCGTCCTGATGCCCCACCCCGAGCGCGCCGCGCTCGACGACGTCGGCGGGACCGACGGCCGCCCGCTCCTCCGCGGGTTCGCTCGCGCCGCCAGCGCCGAAAGTCGCTGA
- a CDS encoding heme-binding protein, giving the protein MSRVLRILGGAIGVGAGAVAAWDAWGRFVQADVEHVPYTVVERDGPFEVREYPDVVVARTVAESEREAFRRLFAYIDGANEAGRDVSMTAPVSTTAGVDLAMTAPVSTTPVESGVEMAFFLPSKYTLESAPTPRDDRVELDVVEHRRVAAYRFSWVTTDALVDRARRRLDRALDDHRLEPAGRRELHRYDDPRTPPWQRRNELVVDLA; this is encoded by the coding sequence ATGAGTCGAGTCCTGCGGATTCTCGGTGGCGCGATCGGCGTCGGGGCGGGTGCAGTCGCGGCCTGGGATGCGTGGGGGCGGTTCGTGCAGGCGGACGTCGAGCACGTGCCGTACACCGTCGTCGAACGGGACGGGCCGTTCGAGGTACGGGAGTACCCGGACGTGGTGGTAGCGCGGACGGTGGCGGAGAGCGAGCGGGAGGCGTTCCGGCGACTGTTCGCGTACATCGACGGGGCGAACGAGGCCGGGCGGGACGTCTCGATGACGGCGCCGGTGTCGACGACGGCGGGCGTGGACCTGGCGATGACGGCGCCGGTGTCGACGACGCCCGTCGAGTCGGGCGTGGAGATGGCGTTCTTCCTGCCGTCGAAGTACACGCTCGAGAGCGCGCCGACGCCGCGGGACGACCGCGTGGAACTGGACGTCGTCGAGCATCGGCGCGTCGCGGCGTACCGGTTCTCGTGGGTGACGACGGACGCGCTCGTCGACCGGGCGCGGCGACGACTCGACCGCGCGCTCGACGACCACCGCCTGGAGCCCGCGGGCAGACGCGAACTCCACCGGTACGACGACCCGCGGACGCCGCCGTGGCAGCGACGGAACGAACTCGTCGTCGACCTCGCGTGA
- a CDS encoding formyltetrahydrofolate deformylase has protein sequence MTSDLAEITVVGGDKTGLIARVTSLLFERGINIEDLDQAVREDVFRMTLSADTDEMVCTQAKLREDLHDLGDELGVDVQVRYPEDRETQQIAVLVTQESHCLERLFQAWASGDLGADISVVIGNHDDLEPLAAKYEVPFHDVGDEKGTPDEGELLDLLAEYDADLIVLARYMRILSPDVVFRYEDRIINIHPSLLPAFPGAKAYRQALEDGVRIAGVTAHYVTTDLDQGPIITQRAFDVPDDAGIEDVRERGQPLEAEALLEAVRLHLNDEVSVHRGRTRLREDHEESYQLGLPDAADRANPDRPVDGLGDVVGDD, from the coding sequence TTGACCAGTGACCTCGCCGAGATCACGGTCGTCGGAGGAGACAAGACCGGACTCATCGCGCGCGTCACCTCCCTGCTGTTCGAGCGCGGAATCAACATCGAGGACCTGGACCAGGCGGTCCGCGAGGACGTCTTCCGGATGACGCTATCCGCGGACACCGACGAGATGGTGTGCACGCAGGCGAAACTCCGCGAGGACCTCCACGACCTCGGCGACGAACTCGGCGTGGACGTCCAGGTACGATACCCGGAGGACCGCGAGACCCAGCAGATCGCGGTGCTCGTCACGCAGGAATCCCACTGCCTCGAACGGCTCTTCCAGGCGTGGGCGAGCGGCGACCTCGGCGCCGACATCAGCGTCGTCATCGGGAACCACGACGACCTCGAACCGCTCGCCGCGAAGTACGAGGTGCCGTTCCACGACGTCGGCGACGAGAAGGGCACGCCCGACGAGGGCGAACTCCTGGACTTGCTCGCGGAGTACGACGCGGACCTGATCGTGCTCGCGCGGTACATGCGCATCCTCAGCCCGGACGTCGTGTTCCGGTACGAGGACCGCATCATCAACATCCATCCGAGCCTCCTCCCCGCGTTCCCCGGCGCGAAAGCCTATCGACAGGCCCTCGAGGACGGCGTGCGGATAGCTGGCGTCACCGCGCACTACGTGACGACGGACCTCGACCAGGGCCCGATCATCACGCAGCGCGCGTTCGACGTCCCCGACGACGCCGGCATCGAGGACGTCCGGGAGCGCGGCCAGCCGCTCGAAGCAGAAGCCCTCCTCGAAGCGGTGCGCCTCCACCTGAACGACGAGGTGAGCGTCCACCGCGGCCGCACGCGGTTGCGGGAGGACCACGAGGAATCCTACCAGCTCGGCCTCCCCGACGCGGCCGACCGCGCGAACCCCGACCGGCCCGTCGACGGCCTCGGCGACGTCGTCGGCGACGACTAG
- the purS gene encoding phosphoribosylformylglycinamidine synthase subunit PurS encodes MTAYTATVTVRLKHGVLDPEAETTQQALDRLGFELEDLRAADQFEVDLDAESADAASERASEMAERLLANPTIHDYEVVVAERED; translated from the coding sequence ATGACCGCGTACACCGCCACGGTGACCGTTCGCCTGAAGCACGGGGTGCTCGATCCGGAGGCCGAGACCACCCAGCAGGCCCTGGACCGCCTCGGGTTCGAACTGGAGGACCTGCGGGCCGCCGACCAGTTCGAGGTCGACCTCGACGCCGAGAGCGCCGACGCCGCGAGCGAGCGCGCCAGCGAGATGGCCGAGCGACTGCTCGCGAACCCGACCATCCACGACTACGAGGTCGTGGTCGCCGAACGCGAGGACTGA